Proteins encoded within one genomic window of Panacibacter microcysteis:
- a CDS encoding alpha/beta hydrolase, which produces MKPLILLPFVMAFSAFMWPTNRVKTQTSSSVATAELTDKPGVVFARNLTDWRGRPVDSIMMDMYYPTGATSNKKYPVIIYCHGGGFSGGNRFNVMPACDRFADNGFIAVAIDYRVGYKKGKGDLACETDSVSLNEATYRACQDVNAAFRYLVANAEELNVDTSALFVGGSSAGAALALEDAFLTDETAQIFYPYAVTKLGTLQTSGNNLTNTYKVKGVVSLWGGLAYADRLIDSVKTPIPVILYKGTEEAGIPDSVGNYRGCITMPILYSAPAIYARLENQRIPSVFHSLPGGNHPAFDIEFCVENSTCFMKAIIEGRPYSGLYQYFNSSCQ; this is translated from the coding sequence ATGAAACCTCTTATCCTACTACCCTTTGTAATGGCTTTTTCTGCTTTTATGTGGCCAACAAACAGGGTTAAAACTCAGACATCATCAAGTGTAGCAACCGCCGAACTGACTGACAAGCCAGGTGTTGTATTTGCACGCAATTTAACTGATTGGCGTGGCAGACCTGTTGACAGTATAATGATGGATATGTATTATCCTACCGGCGCTACCTCCAACAAAAAGTACCCTGTTATAATCTATTGCCATGGCGGTGGGTTCTCCGGTGGTAACCGTTTCAATGTTATGCCTGCCTGCGACCGTTTTGCAGATAACGGATTTATTGCGGTAGCAATAGATTATCGTGTTGGTTACAAAAAAGGTAAAGGCGACCTGGCTTGCGAAACAGACTCCGTTTCATTAAATGAAGCAACTTACAGGGCATGCCAGGATGTTAATGCCGCTTTCAGATATTTGGTGGCAAATGCAGAAGAACTGAATGTTGATACGTCAGCGTTATTTGTAGGTGGTTCAAGCGCGGGTGCAGCATTGGCCCTTGAAGATGCATTTCTTACTGATGAAACAGCGCAGATATTTTACCCTTATGCTGTAACAAAGCTAGGAACGCTGCAAACAAGCGGGAATAACCTTACCAACACATATAAAGTAAAAGGCGTAGTGTCGTTGTGGGGCGGTTTAGCATATGCTGACAGGCTGATTGACAGCGTTAAAACACCTATACCGGTTATTTTGTACAAAGGCACTGAAGAGGCCGGCATTCCTGATAGTGTAGGTAATTACAGAGGCTGCATTACCATGCCGATACTATATTCTGCACCTGCTATCTATGCAAGATTGGAAAATCAACGTATACCTTCTGTTTTTCATAGTTTGCCAGGCGGCAACCATCCGGCGTTTGATATTGAATTCTGCGTTGAAAATTCAACCTGCTTTATGAAAGCAATTATAGAAGGCAGGCCCTACAGCGGATTATACCAGTACTTCAATTCCAGTTGCCAATAA
- a CDS encoding T9SS type A sorting domain-containing protein, with protein MKIKLYMMLSLFVALCINTMAQTPTISWQFAVGGSGNDSLTDLRTTADGGFIACGKSNSNTSGNKSNNALGGYDYWVVKLNSAGAVTWNRTIGGMADDVNPYVTQTPDGGYLVAGKSVSTISGNKTEDAINLSYDYWVVKLDKNGLVQWDNTVGSIQLEAPRGLAVSADNRSYMVAGYAFSNNGYDKTELNRGSSVWSDYWLIKLNKKGVVTWNKTFGGGNEDVLTSFIRTSDAGYMMGGHSYSPAEYEKTDSFLGNNDYWIIKINSAGTQQWDKIYGGKFSDYQTCMAQTADGGYILGGYSNSPVSFSKTDGFRGGTDYWIVKIDAAGNKQWDKTFGGAGKDYLYSVKQTIDGGYILGGTSNSNAGNEKTENSIGGNDIWIVKLDANGNKIWDKTYGGSDDDILSSLTEISANEYIIGATSKSPVSGDKSMATVGGTGFNDFWVVRISAGGAKAKALTAQSAQLIVKADENPLTQKLGIRVSPNPTQDVAVINYTSVANGKLTLTVYDNNGKTVLQKPLANNAGTYSVNISGYAAGLYHFVITSGKSNATATVLKQ; from the coding sequence ATGAAAATAAAATTATACATGATGCTGTCTTTGTTTGTTGCACTGTGCATCAACACGATGGCTCAAACGCCCACCATAAGCTGGCAGTTTGCTGTGGGCGGCAGTGGTAATGATAGTCTTACTGATCTTAGGACCACTGCAGATGGCGGTTTTATAGCATGTGGCAAATCGAACTCCAATACATCTGGCAATAAATCAAACAACGCACTTGGCGGCTACGATTACTGGGTAGTAAAGCTCAACAGTGCAGGCGCAGTAACCTGGAACCGGACTATCGGCGGCATGGCAGATGATGTAAATCCTTACGTTACACAAACCCCTGATGGAGGTTACCTGGTGGCAGGTAAATCTGTTTCCACCATTTCAGGCAATAAAACAGAAGATGCCATTAACCTTAGTTACGATTACTGGGTTGTGAAGTTGGACAAAAATGGCCTTGTACAGTGGGACAATACTGTCGGCAGCATTCAACTGGAAGCTCCCCGTGGTCTTGCAGTTTCAGCAGATAACAGGAGTTACATGGTGGCTGGTTACGCATTCTCAAACAATGGTTACGATAAGACAGAACTGAACAGAGGTTCATCTGTATGGTCTGACTACTGGCTTATCAAACTTAACAAGAAGGGAGTAGTTACCTGGAATAAAACCTTTGGCGGCGGAAATGAAGACGTGCTTACCTCATTTATCCGCACCAGCGATGCAGGATACATGATGGGTGGACATTCCTACTCACCTGCAGAATACGAAAAGACAGACAGCTTCCTGGGTAACAATGATTACTGGATCATAAAAATCAATTCGGCGGGTACCCAACAATGGGATAAAATCTACGGCGGGAAGTTCTCGGACTATCAAACCTGTATGGCTCAGACTGCAGACGGTGGCTACATACTGGGCGGCTATTCAAACTCACCTGTATCGTTTAGTAAAACAGATGGATTCAGGGGCGGTACAGACTATTGGATTGTAAAAATTGACGCTGCTGGTAACAAACAATGGGATAAAACATTTGGTGGAGCCGGTAAAGATTATCTCTATTCAGTAAAGCAGACTATTGATGGCGGATACATTCTTGGAGGAACTTCCAATTCTAATGCAGGCAATGAAAAGACAGAAAACTCTATCGGTGGCAATGATATATGGATCGTAAAACTGGATGCTAATGGAAATAAAATATGGGATAAGACTTATGGCGGAAGTGATGACGATATATTGTCTTCCCTGACTGAAATATCTGCTAATGAATACATCATTGGTGCAACTTCGAAATCCCCGGTTAGTGGTGATAAATCTATGGCTACCGTTGGTGGAACAGGGTTTAACGACTTCTGGGTAGTAAGAATTTCTGCAGGCGGCGCAAAAGCTAAAGCGTTAACAGCTCAAAGCGCGCAACTGATTGTTAAGGCAGATGAAAATCCGTTGACACAGAAACTTGGTATAAGGGTTTCTCCAAACCCAACACAGGATGTTGCGGTGATCAATTACACGTCTGTTGCCAATGGGAAACTGACATTAACAGTTTATGATAACAACGGTAAAACTGTTTTACAAAAACCACTTGCCAATAATGCCGGTACCTATTCAGTAAATATCTCAGGATATGCTGCAGGCCTCTACCATTTTGTAATTACCAGTGGAAAAAGTAATGCAACTGCAACTGTGCTTAAGCAGTAA